A stretch of DNA from Cottoperca gobio chromosome 18, fCotGob3.1, whole genome shotgun sequence:
GAAGTCCTCTGGCAGTCCATCATCACGCTCCACGCCATCGCCGACGACATCAACCATTTCCACCAGAAGGCCAAGATCGCCGGCATCACCGGTGGCACCACCACAGCTGTGGGCGGCGTGGCGGCCATCGCCGGTTTGGCTCTGGCACCTTTTACATTAGGCGTCTCTCTCGTCATTACCGCTGTTGGTGTCGGTGTGGCAACTGCTGGAGGAATCGCTTCCGCCTCCGCGGTCATCTCGGATAACGTTAATAACATGCACGACCGGAAGAAGGTAAGCTCTAATTTTACAATGAATCAAATATCCTATATATGGAAACTCTTTCCACCTGTAAAAGGAATTActctgagatactaagtcatcaTGCGCTCCTCAAAGCCTCCAGACTCCATTGACGGAAACGGTAATTTCCCTGTCTGATCGTAGTAACCACCATCTAATGTTTTAAACCCTGCTTTTCTAACGGCCGGTGACGTTGAGCGTGACACGCCAGTAAACAGAGGAGCATGCTCGTCTACTGGCAATAGCAAAGgagtacacactgtcacatcTCCTGCTTGAACGTGCCATTCATTTCTTTCAAggtttttaacaaaaaaaggtGGTATTTCCCTCTTCGTCCATAGGTGGAGGTAGTACTGTTGGAGTATGAGGCTCAACTGCTGGCCATTGGGAAGATCCTCCACTTTGTCAATCAGGGCTTGTACAAACTCCGCGGTCATCCCTTCCTCAGGTCTGGCACCCAACACTACTCCAGGGACTGGGAGATCCGCCAGGCCGTCCAAATGATCAGCTTAGTGGACTCTCCCGTGCTGCGGGGGACCGAGATAACAGACGCCACGATCGCCTCGGTCCAAGGACTCTTCACAGGTATGGACAAGTTCTTCGCCAAGGATTCCCGAGAGCTGAAGAAAGGCTGCAAGAAAGAGGTGGTGGGTCAAATAAAGGAGGTGGCAAATGTGCTCAACGACGGGATAGTGGAGCTCAATGCCAtcagagaggagctgcaggatgCTATTGGAAACAGTTGAGCAACTTCCTGCGTGATGCCACTTTGAACATAATTATCAAGGCACCACCACCCTCTCCTGGCTAAATGAAGGCACTGTTGGTGTGAAGGAGCTCATGGGCCCACAAGGCCAGTACCTGCAGTTTTGGATATAAACAAACGCAGCCTTACACGCCCTTTTAATATCAGTAGATTACTCTTCTTGTATTATAATGTAAGatgtttactgtacatacagggaAGGGTAAAACAGATTCACTTCTTTGAGCGGTGTATGTTCTGTGGGTAAATGGTTTAAACACAAGGTGTATCAAAATGTTGCTTTGTGGTCAAAGGTTAATTGGTTCACCCACTGTATTTACAGAAGGACACGTTATCAACGGGAGCACCTTTTTTAAGTATTTCTGCATTTAtagtgtgtgttatgtgttatcGTGTAAAAATATCGCCAGAATGGGTCTATAGAAACATTTGCTCCAATTGCTCCCCATATATTTTCTATACAAAACCTGGAGACACTTCTTGTCTTACCATGtggcatccatccatccatccaaactaTTCACATGTTAATGTCGTGATTACAGAAATATTTCTATCGctgtatgtttatattatgcCGGTGCATCCTGCATTCTCCCGAAAGAATGTATCTGTAAATTATtctaatttaatacatttggatttattggtgtatcactgcatcttTTGAATAAAGACTATTTACTTGTTGCCTTTGGTGATGCCTCCAACCTtctttcctgtgtgtttgagaaCTGTTTCGGTCACTTTCGACTGATTACATGGTGTTTATCCCATAATTCAACACCAGAGATCTAATTACATTAAGGAATTGTGAAGGCTCTGTCATGGAGCTGTAATAAAGTGAatcatacattattttttatttactgaatACATAATATTGGAATTTGAAAACCACTAAAGTTATACAATTATTTGACTTTCTGTAtcttttttttggtttgaaTTCCCCTCTGAGAAACCTTTTGACCTGATTTTGTTTTGAGGTCGGCGGAAAGAGGCCACGCCCTCGTGCAGGTAACAGGTGATTTTAATAAAGACATCTTTTCTAACACAACTTTGACGGTGTGTGGATCATTGTCGCCGAGTATCCATCCATTGTTcacctttttaaagtaaaacttgcCTGGAAATCAGAGCTGTAAAATGATCTTCAGTAAACTGAGATCCGCCTCAGTTTGTGTCTAACCGGTTTGACCGCTCTACGTTAAGGGGAGCTGAAGGACTGTGTTGCCTTCACCGGTTTTAAACTCGTTTAccttttgtgttgctttgtaacgcagcattttcattttgttttgtttccctctGGCAACACTGAGGTAGGCAACCTACTCGTTTCATTATGTTGTTGCTGGGGTTTTGTGTTGTCAAACATTCCTGTACGATAGCGTTTGGAACGTCATGTTTTGTGCCATAGCGCCACAAGCCAAACTGTGTTAAAAGTTCTGCCAATTTAAAGGTTTGCGTACTTTTTTTGCTAACTTATACATTGTAGAAAGTAACGTAAAGACGTATTACCATTCAGTTGGACACGTATTTCAATTCGGTGATATCCTGTTTACCAAAGCTTCATTTATACTAATACATTGTAACGTTTTGAATTAGTTTGCTGAGATTTCACTCGCGCTATCAGCCGGTGTGACCTAAATAAAGTAGAAATACTACTGAACAATGCGTAGCATGATGGATATAACTACACCGATTTGTCAGTAAAATCTAAGttttcacaaaaacattcatttccTAGTTAATGAGTTATGCAAGGTTAATGTTATACGtagtacctttttaaaatggtCAATTATTTGAATGGAATTTGGCATGTGGGTCTATCCAGAGAAAAGAGTACAGGAAGTACACCGACCTTGGCAGCTGATGACAGCTTTAAAGCACGTGTTTTGGtcatgctgtttttgtttttttagtacAATGGTACTATTGTACTAAATCTAAAAACACAGCATGGCCTATGTGGCTGTCAGAGTATGTATTTAGTTGGAGCcatggttgttgttgttttgcctcAACACATCCTAATATTTAAAACCGTGTATTTCAGCATGAATATATTCAGAAGAGATAAAGGCTCAACAGCCCCAACTCCAGTGGTCCCACCAAGACCCAGCAAGGAGGTACTGTATGGCGAGGGTGGGGTAGGATAGTgccatattttgtttgtttacatgtttgcaTAATTAAGGTGTTCAATTATCACCAGGATCTAGACAACCCCATCGAGCACAGCCTGAAAACACAGGATGTGGGAATGAGCGCAAACAGAGAAGTCACAAATGAGCTTAACTCAAATACCAAGGTGAGTCACATCTCTGTAATATTTTCTCTACCATCTTGACACACTTGaccttttatttgaattttaGGTTTGCTGCTTAATTGATGTTTAATTTGTCATTatgaatctttatttgtataatataAACATCAGAGAATGGGAGTGATGGGAGTTATGCAAAAGGTCAACCCGTTCAAGTCTACCTCGCaggtaaaaacacaacattaaattgTTATGAATTTGACTGCTTAATGTAAAAATCATATGATTAAACTTTAGATTTGTATTCAGGCCCCCCCCACCGTCAGCAAAGCTCCTTCCTCAGAGTCTCTAGAACAGAAAGCAGactccacacaggtgagaagaaCTCCCATATCATTCCACTGTACTGTACGATTTGTACAGTAAAGGTTTTGTTTATTAACATAAAACTTTAGAGACTAGAAGAAGGTCAAAGAAGAAcccaataaatacatatacttatttttcacttatggagaCGGCCTTAGAGGAGGTCTGCGCTCTGAACACTCGAACAAGTAATGGGTATCCTGATGTGTTACGTCAACGTGTTGTTCAATAGATTCTTGTCTTCATATTTGTTTTCCCACGGCTACTTTACCACACAAGATCAAACAACAATCAAATTAAATTCCTTTAATGCGGCTTCAAGTTATCGTACGTTGAGTGCATCAGTTGAACTCTTTGAAACGTGTGTTTCAGAAGCCTGGCGTGCTGAGAGGGGTCATGGACAAGGTCAACCCTTTCAAGTCTACCTCGCAGGTAAAACATGTCGACAGTAAACGGTAATTGTGACAACTTGATGTAAAATATGATTTCAACTTTTGTTCTTTATTCAGGCCCCCCCCACCGTCAGCAAAGCTCCTTCTTCAGAGTCTCTAGAACAGAAAACCGactccacacaggtgagaagaaCTCTGATATACTTCCCATCGCTGTAcaggtgtgtttttttgttctgcCTTCAGTGTCTGGGCTGTAAATTCCTTTTTAATACAGCTACAATGTAAATCACAGGACTAGAGCATGCGCATTCATTTCTAAAACGTGTGTTTCAGAAGCCCGGTGTGCTGAGAGGGGTCATGCACAAGGTCAACCCATTCAAGTCTACCTCCCAGGTAACCACAgcattgtgtgcatgttgtaATTGTAACGCTGCTGTCGGTTGATCCGTGTCAAACAATAAGGCGTCCACTCGGCTGTGTCTTCTCACGCAGGTCTCTAAAGCTGCGTCTTCAGAGTCACTGGAACAAGGAAAGGTTTCAGAATCTGATCAGGTGGGTAAAAGTCGATCATTTCACTTCGCCAGTCATCTTCTACTTagtaaaaaaaagctttaaaacattCAGCGCCAAAGTATTTTACTTGATGGAGCAGCAGGATGACCTTGCAcggttgtttttttatttattaagcaaaaaataaaagtaacatGTCAACATTTTATGTATGTCATTTGATGTCTTTGATATATTTTATAACAGTACACTGCTTGTTTTCTCATTAGTCTGTGCGCTGCTGTCTGCCAGTGTTGTTCTTGTTACTGCCAGCAGGTGGCGCCAACCTTCAATTTTCCTTCGCCTTTTATTTCCTGGTTTTTGTCTCCACAGGTTTAGTGAGATTGTTTGCACAGTTTCTGCTGTGTTATAGATAAcaactgaatgtttttttaactgcatgtataattcctgtgtttgtttcagaacCCTGGAAAGTTCAAAGGGATGATGCAGAAAGTAAATCCATTTAAGTCTTACGCTCAGGTACTATACACAACATTATACTTTGTTCAACTTAAGTGTAGATGCATTtgtttagaaaaaaagagattaccaggtttaaaaaagaaaaagtaatgtGCTGCCAGAGTTGAGTTCCATGGAGTCTATGTTGGACatatttagttgtttgttttacGCATTGTTCTGTGTGGTTACAGACGTCAGATGAAGAATGTCAGACAGATGCTGCGGTTCCCAGAATTACTTCCTCCAGTCTGATGCAGGTGCGTGCTTTAGAGAAGTTAACATGTTTTCAGAGATGCCTGATGCAATAAAGACACAACTTGTTGATGAAGAATCTTGAATCCATTTTTGATAAGATGCCAGCAACACAACGTGGATCATGATTAAATTGCTCTTTTCTCCCATACATCTTATTTCTTATAAGGAACAGCGATCTGTTCACAGCGAGcactcctccagctctgacagTGTGGATGACAGCACCATAGAGAGACATGTAAGGCATTATATCTACGTATTGTCACTAAAGTTCtgtttgtttactttctttccccccctttttttttaatctaataaaGCAATCACGCTCTCTAGCTGGCACATCTTATAACTCCTATCAATCATTTAGGAATGGTGTTTACTGCTTTAAGAAAGAACAGTTCCAACTCTTAATGGAAAAAATGCTGCCTAGCCAGAAAGACTCCACACACCTGTCGAGGCAGTGACTCACACGTCAcaattctgtttgtttttcttggaGGATGTGTTGTCAGTGTCTGATGTCAGCCAAAGAGCCAATCTGGAAAAAGACTAATAAGTAAAGTCATTTCTTCCCAGATGTATGAGgtttattataatgcattataatgctAACTGTAGTTAGAAATGAGCTAATGCGTCAACTTCCCCGCAGTCTATTTGGTATTCTGACGTTGACCCCAGCTGCGGTGGGGTGAAAAGCCAGACAGAGGAGGCGCCGAAGAAAAGAACTATGGTATGTGAAGCCTGGATCAAGGTCAGGTTATGTTCTATCAAACGTGTCGCTAGATCTATATAGTTATATCTCTATCAATAGATCTATATAGTTATATctctatagatagatctatatagttatatctctatagatagatctatatagttataactatatagatctatctatatagttataactatatagatctatctatagagATATAACTATATAGTTATATCTCTAtcgatatatctatatagttttatatctatatagatatatctgtctatctatatagatgTGATCTATCAAAGACTCGTGTCACTGTGAATCATTGTCTATTTTTAGTTGTATTACTGATGCAGCTGCTGAACCTTTATTGTGAAGGGCTGTGTAGTTGTAAGACTATTTGTGCTCTTTCTTCTCTAGACCTTCAGAATAAAGAGGATTCTGCCCACTGCATTATTTGGGTCCGTTACAAAGGTACGAATAAACATGTCATCATACTGctgatataaaatgtatattacacaaaacatatttaccaCATTGGAAGTAAAATATTCCATGCCATAGTGCAGTTTCTCTTATTTTAATTAGTTCCCTCCGCAGGACTCATCATCTGACACTCCAGCACTTCCCCAGGTGAGAAAGCACGCTCACGTgttaaacacattcaaacacacaattCAGTGCTTTTACATGAGGTCTACAAGTGAAGGAAAAGAAATAGGAGCACTATTAATAgaacaaaatgaatgaatataagTATATCACAGTTTCAGCGCAGAATTAAATGGTTCCACATTTTATGAAGAGAATTAAAGTTCAGTATAGAAACTGAACCAAAGGCTAATGACCACAGCTGAGCTGCTCTACAGCTGTTTCTCCTCCGCACGTCAAGCACAAACGTACTCGCAGGCAAATATATTTGCGCAGCAGCAATATGAAAccatgcaaataaaaacaaagaccgCTCCGCATACAGTAGGACGCCTTCAATGAAACAGGAAGGCTAATATTTGTCAGAGTAATTTCTGTTCAAGTGTGTCCATGCAATACATGCTGAACTCTGACATACTATATGAAGTACAGGGTTAAGTAGACCACCACTTATTTTTGTCATGCTGTACCATCACTGTTTTTCGACATCCTATGCCGTGATTCATTTGTATAAATTTGACATGCCATAGAGATATCATTGTAGAGCATCAACCCTTAACCTCATACGCCACAGAAATGGGAGACCAGCAGTAATTAGTGCAAAGCATGGAAGCGTGGCTCGTGACCATAAGATGTAGGATTCAATTACAGCTGGATTCCCCAGGTACATTCATTACAGGGGATTTAAAAAGAAGCAGATATTCAATTTCAAGTAATCTAACAAGATGTTCCATCTAATATTAACGTCTGATACTTCctcttttacatttgaataactGGTTGGTTTGCGGCTGGTGTTCCAGTGTGttcagttttctttaaccacCTCAGAGCCGGTAACTTCCAGTGACAGAACGCATCATTACACAGTAAATTAAACCACCCAACAGTATAACAGAAACAAGTCTAATACagccagctacaacattaaactGTATCTCACATAATGTGAGATACAGAATGAGAGACCGAATGTCTTCAGTGTGATGCATCTCTGTTCTAGGAAGTGGTGGAAGTTGAAACGCTAGAGATGGCAGCAGTCCCCAGTGAGGGAACAGTCCCGGACCCTCTAGACGTAAGCTTGTTTTTAAGTCTTCTAATGTTACACAACGTGATGCTTGTTTTATGTGGATTTATTCCAATGAGTTTCACGTTTGTCCCCTTCCAGGATGAGGAAGGCCTTTTGGCGTGGTGGAGAATAGTGGAGGGTACGCTTGATGCTCACAATGTTTTATTGCTGAAGCTGCTTATTGCTATACTTACTTACTATAACTTGCAGTTGTAATCGTTCCTGTGTGTTAGGCTGGGCTGAGTGGAGTGATGCCAACCAGGACGATGAACCTGAAGAGTAAGTGGCGCATTTATTGAACTTATCAATTTGCTTGTAGGATTTATTTTCCTAACTCTAAACTGTACAGTAACAGAAAGAAACCGTTCCAGCTCAGTGCTTTGCTATATTGGTATTTCCACCTTCCAACATGGTTCATCCTTTTAAAGTAAGATTTGCTTGACCGACAGTGTGGCGGCACAACGCTGAACTCTTTGTTTCTCGCCTCCAGAGTGGTGGAACAAGCAGCTGATCGTGTCTTCATGGCGGCTCGTCTTTTTGTTCGCTTTTTCAACCAGCGTGGCGCCTCTCTCCAGCAGCGAATCCTGGAGCTGCTCGCTTTGGCTGACTCCGCTGACATTTTCCATAAGAAAACCGTCAAGGCCAGTGTGGGCGGCGGGGTGGCGAGTGTCGCAGGGTCCATCACTACCATCACCGGCCTCATTCTGGCGCCATTCACAGCAGGAGCGTCGCTCATTGTCGTCGCCGTAGGCATCGGTGTCGCTACGGCAGGTGGGGTGGCATCTGCTTCAGCCAACATCACCGACACGGTCCATTCAAAGACGGACCGCAAGAAGGTGGAGAAGATAATCCAAGACCACGAGGCGGAGATGAAGGACATCAAGGAGTGCCTGGAGTTTCTGCAGGTGAGAAGATGCGAGAGGTTTTTAAGCCAGTTTGACAACATTGTAACTGAAACTGTAACTTCATACTTTGGCTTCAAACTTCAAACTGACACACAtgactaaatgttttcttttacctCCTACCGTTAACCGGTTTGGTTGGTAAACTAATCCTAATGTGAACTCTCCTCACCCACATGACAGGAAGGAATGGAGGCACTTGAGGAGTGGAACTTTGAGCAGTACGCTGAGAGCATCTCGAAGAAGCACCTCAACCAGAATGTCAAACATGTGATGAAGGAGGGCGGCCGGGCCGGCAAGGCCTTAGTGATCAACACCGAGAGCCTGATTAACACGGTTCAGGTCCTCACTGTGGCAGGGGGGGCTGCGAAAGCCGCCCAGGTGATGAGCATCACCACGGGAGTCATGTCGGGTCTCTTCCTGGCTCTCGATGTCTTCTTCCTGGCGAAGGACTCCATGGAGCTCAAAAAGGGAGCCAAGACAGAGTTTGCTGCTAAGATTCGAGAAGTTTGTCAGAACCTGCAGGATGGGCTGCTGGAGCTGAACCGCATCAAGGAAGAGCTGCAGAAAACTATAGATGGGATAGAGGTGGAGgtagatgaggaggaggaggatgaagagctGTTGAAGTCTGAGCTGAAGAAACTTGTCGAGTTTGAAGAATGAAGGATAATTGTTAGGATTAAGAACTAAcagtaatatattgtatttatatgagTAATTAATGATATGTTGAACTAATGTCACTTTCTTTGCAATAAAAAGTAGTTTCCTGCTCATTTGTCTAGCTTTacttttttcagttttgaaAGGTAGAAGCTTAAGACCCAACCGACCGGACGAGGGAGACTTACAGACAAGGCGTCATCACAATGTAGCCAAACCTGTCAGGCTTCAGAGGTCATTTACAACTTTTGTCAGGTAAACATCCTTTACACAATGTTTTGGCTTCAGAGCATGAAGACATCACAggtacctgcaaaactaatgaacCAAAACAACTTGGTGCGCTCATTCCACATCGTGCATGCttcctgtcaacacacaaaaCAGCTCAAACTAAAGACGGGAGGGTCTGCCTTTGTCTGCTGGAACTTGTTCCTGCGGGCCGTACCGACTGCACAGAAAGTATTACGTCATTAATTAGGTTATCTTCAATCGCTGGAATAAAATTTCCATATTGTGCAAATGAAATAAGAATCTacttacacatccagcagacgcTCGGCACCATCAGCACCCATGGGAGCTGCATCTCTGGCCCTCTAAAGAATGATGAGAGTTCAATATACAGGTGGAAAAATTAAAAGCTATTCTTACAAATACACCAATTCTTTATTACAAATtgaaaaactgtaataaaaaaaaactacatcACAGAAAATTAAGATTTCTATGTCCAAGCAAAAAAAAGGAGCTCAATTAAGTCCAAATCTGAAATAAGTCTttaccctgacacacacacacacacactgtttttacAATAGAATACACACATTTTCAATATCATTCAAGAGCACAAATGGCAGTGAAGCTTAATCCGTTTCAGGACGAGCCCAGTACTTGGAAAACGAGGGTTTATGCTGTTAAATGTGCTTCCTTGGGGTCCATGAACCCCGGCGCATCAGTGCTTCTACAAGTGTCCGAGAATGGGACGAAGAGTACGTGCTGTGATTTACAGGGAAAAGTGTCAATGCACCCCGAGTACAAGAGCAATAATAAAAACTCCTTAGTTCCCTGTGCAATAACTCGGCTTCATTTGCAATATTatgtagttttttatttaatttaaaatattgttttgttgtagACTTGTGTATTATTGAGTTCTGCAAATTGCATGTACAGGAATAATTGTTGTACTTCTTGTGCACCTGAAGTTTCCCATCTGGGATAATCAAGTGACTGAACTGttcatgctttaaaaaaaaaaagagcacgCGCAAGTATTTACAGTGAAACGCACTCGGAATGCAATACGAGGACATATTTTTGATTCATCTGTAGTGGTGACAGGCTGACAACTGACATATCTAAGAGGAAACTCAAGAAGAAATTCATATTTAGAGATTACTGGTAACTGAGCGTAACCTTTTACCATCAAACGCTTCTTTGATTGTTCTCGTGTGAcgcagaatgaatgaatgtggcCAATCTTGTTTGTTCTCAAACACCAGTAAATGAGTGTCTTTTACTCAGACCCAGATGAGCCAGAATCAGAATTCGGTTTGTTACCAAGTAGGTTTTCATGTACagggaatttgctttggtgtataatggtgcatacataaagtaaaatgtaaaataagaccAGATATTGACGCAGCTTGCTACTTGTCAGCCTTTAACAGACCATTATCAGTTTACACGGGAAATAATAACATGGCTGTTAAAACTAACTGAGAACCCTTTCACAACAGCTGATTAAGCTGCTCCTAAAACACACGTTGATCCCACACCTTCATTTGCATTCCTAAACCGGTTTGAATTATTCATTTACATAGAGTGAAAAGAGGTAGTTTTGAGTGGACATGTTGTAATAGCATGATGGAATACAGTCACTGCAAAACACTACATTAATAAATTGTCTCGGAATCAATAGAATAggaagacttttctttttaagtacAGCCAAAATTAAAGTTACAGACAATTTTCATAATTGTTTCACACCTTTTAAACAAATAATCACTTCATATTCGTCTATTATTAAACCCTGTAAATTAAAACAACATCTACCAGTGCAGCAAGATTGGTGCCAACAACCTGGATCTTCTAGAAATAAGTGCAGGAAGTAAACAGAacaatgttacagaggagtcacactcatttttactttttcttcacCATAGttaatgaacaaaaaaataaatcatcataCACTTGGCAGCACACTGGGATCAGTTAAACCTGTTGCAAGACATCCTGCCCAACCTTTGTATGGAACCAGTCTGCTGCTCTAACTCACTGACATGCTTAATATCTCTACTGTGCAGAATATTCAACTTTATGTGTTGCCTACTTCTGCACTGCTCGTGGATTTATTTcccctttatttaaccaggaagtCTCTGTTTTACAAGAGAGACATGCTAACTTACACGAAGGCTAAACTACGATCGTCCTGAACGTTAAGTATTTTTGATCGTACATAACTGTACCATGGGAATGACAGATGACAGTTTGTCATGAGGATCAGGGCAAGTTATACTGATTGTTGGGCGGTCACATAAACTATCTACATAATGTGTTGCTCAGGCGAGAAAGAGCTCGAGGCTGTTTCTTTTATACTGACTCTGAGGAACAGTGACACGTTAAGCAAATCAGCGTAACGGAAATGTAGAAGAAAATCAAGAAAATCAGGAAAAAGGGGGTCGATTTCACTTTGGTGACCAAACATAGATTCTATTCAGCTGTTTACACACCGAGGGAAAGGAAGGAGTAAGTAAAGAGACTGCTGACCGCATGTGCTCCAATGCACGGATAACCCTCAGAGGTTTTGTACTGAATACAAAAtggatataaatacaaaaatgtggaCAATAGAAGTGTTGGAACATTAGAattaaatatgcaaacacacacgcactgcctggttagattattattactgacaAAAGAATGTGGCAGTAGCAGGTGAATCTTAGGAAGGAAGGGGACACGGGGACACGGTCAATGAGCCACTGGCTGGACTTTAGCATGACGTAAGAGGGCAACCGGTGCCGTGGAGCTCAGAGAAAGATCAGCAACAGAAATGTTGCATTCTGCATGTAGATAGCCCTATGCATGCTTCTAATATCCCTTTCATGTAATTAGGCC
This window harbors:
- the LOC115024021 gene encoding uncharacterized protein LOC115024021, which codes for MTIRMDWTTANLRNQQRRTCCTSAVEALRRTSWITPIIRKRAASPRRSWTMKTGWTTANRNLPNKQALFPSHANLRQPMGRGNRLDSATRLPQQASNDPFAEDDFTQTPKDFMRPGETYDSEEDEVETCKPKKKSKLKGFKKYKAKSKAVQESEDPPGATSSDFMSEAAKAEWLAARMDERAIEGLEDEEEDGDTDSLMEWWHTVEQWDEVPSDDEDKALKEDESKSFTILADKVLRGLRVFNKLFTERAEVLWQSIITLHAIADDINHFHQKAKIAGITGGTTTAVGGVAAIAGLALAPFTLGVSLVITAVGVGVATAGGIASASAVISDNVNNMHDRKKVEVVLLEYEAQLLAIGKILHFVNQGLYKLRGHPFLRSGTQHYSRDWEIRQAVQMISLVDSPVLRGTEITDATIASVQGLFTGMDKFFAKDSRELKKGCKKEVVGQIKEVANVLNDGIVELNAIREELQDAIGNSRRKEATPSCSMNIFRRDKGSTAPTPVVPPRPSKEDLDNPIEHSLKTQDVGMSANREVTNELNSNTKRMGVMGVMQKVNPFKSTSQAPPTVSKAPSSESLEQKADSTQKPGVLRGVMDKVNPFKSTSQAPPTVSKAPSSESLEQKTDSTQKPGVLRGVMHKVNPFKSTSQVSKAASSESLEQGKVSESDQNPGKFKGMMQKVNPFKSYAQTSDEECQTDAAVPRITSSSLMQEQRSVHSEHSSSSDSVDDSTIERHSIWYSDVDPSCGGVKSQTEEAPKKRTMTFRIKRILPTALFGSVTKDSSSDTPALPQEVVEVETLEMAAVPSEGTVPDPLDDEEGLLAWWRIVEGWAEWSDANQDDEPEEVVEQAADRVFMAARLFVRFFNQRGASLQQRILELLALADSADIFHKKTVKASVGGGVASVAGSITTITGLILAPFTAGASLIVVAVGIGVATAGGVASASANITDTVHSKTDRKKVEKIIQDHEAEMKDIKECLEFLQEGMEALEEWNFEQYAESISKKHLNQNVKHVMKEGGRAGKALVINTESLINTVQVLTVAGGAAKAAQVMSITTGVMSGLFLALDVFFLAKDSMELKKGAKTEFAAKIREVCQNLQDGLLELNRIKEELQKTIDGIEVEVDEEEEDEELLKSELKKLVEFEE